CGACAGGTAGTCTCCTGAATCGATTGGTGAATATGCAAGCCGGCTCTCCTCGCAAATGACACATTCGGGCCTTTGCAGCCGAATACAAACAGGCGCTGGGCAACCTGCCACAGGTCACTACTCTCCGATCATCTTTACCAGCACGCGTTTTTTCCGACAGCCGTCGAATTCATAGTAAAAGACATGCTCCCACGGACCGAGGTGTAGTCTGCCACCGGTGATGGCGACGACGACTTCGCGTCCCATGATCTGGCGTTTGTGGTGGGCATCGGCATTGTCCTCTCCCGTGCGATTATGGTGGTAGCGCTCGGGCGACGGGTCGAACGGGGCCAGTTGTTCGAGCCATTTGTCGTAGTCGCGGTGCAGGCCGGGTTCATTGTCGTTGATGAACACGCTGGCGGTGATGTGCATGGCGTTGATGAGCGCAATGCCATCCTGGATGCCGCTTTCTTTGAC
This genomic interval from Pirellulales bacterium contains the following:
- a CDS encoding YjbQ family protein → VKESGIQDGIALINAMHITASVFINDNEPGLHRDYDKWLEQLAPFDPSPERYHHNRTGEDNADAHHKRQIMGREVVVAITGGRLHLGPWEHVFYYEFDGCRKKRVLVKMIGE